In Setaria italica strain Yugu1 chromosome IX, Setaria_italica_v2.0, whole genome shotgun sequence, the genomic stretch TCTTTACgtttcttctccctctcctcgcccTCGCTCTTGCAACAAGAAGCTTCTTCTCCACCAaaggccgccgcctccacctgccgCCCGGTCCACTGAGGCTGCCTATCCTGGGCAACCTGCATCAGATCATGAGCGCGCTGCCCCATCGGAGCCTCCGCGAGCTGGCGCGTCGCCACGGGCCGGTGATGCAACTGCGGCTGGGCACGGTGCCGACGGTGGTGGTGtcgtcggcggaggcggcgagggaggtgcTGAAGACACACGACGCCGCGTGCTGCAACCGGCCGGACACGCCGGGGGCGCGGCGGTTGTCGTACGGCTACAAGGACGTGGCGTTCACGCCCTACAGCGATTGCTGGCGCGAGATGCGCAAGCTCATTGTTGTCGAGCTCCTCAACGCACGCCGCGTCCAGGCCACCTGGCCAGCCAGGGAAGCCGAGGTGGACAAACTCATCGGTCGCTTAACCAGCGGAGGACGGAGACCAGTGTACCTGGAGGATCACATCTTCACGCTCATGGACGGCATTGTCGGCACGGTGGCACTTGGGAGCATATACGGTTCAGAGCAGTTTGCACACAAGAAGCACTTCCACGATCTGTTCGATGAGGCCATGGCTGTAAAGAGCAGCTTCTCCGCCGAGGACTACTTCCCCAACGTCTTCGGTCGCCTTGTGGACCATCTCACCGGCCTCGTCTCCCGCCGTGAGAAGGTATTTTGGGAGCTCGATGCTTTCTTCGACAAGATTATCAGCATGCACCTCCACCCGTCCCGCTCCACACCGGACAACGGGCCCAGCTTCATCGACGTCCTTATTGGCCTCACCAAGGAGCACGAGGGCACTTTCAGTTGGTTCACTGGAGACCACATCAAGGGAATGTTATCGGTACTCAACGTCAtgaacatataaaatttatagTAGAAAAGAGGATTTATGGAgctatatattatttcatttaTAACTGTTATGCATACCATCTTTCAGGATACGTTCATAGGTGGAGTTGACACGAACTCGGTCACGGTGGTCTGGGCAATGGCCGAGCTGATTCGAAACCCGGAGGTTCTTAAGAAGGCACAAGACGAGATCAGAGGAGCGGTGGGCAACAAAAAGAGGGTAGAGCCGGACGACTTGCCCAAACTCAAGTACCTTAAGATGGTGGTAAAGGAGACGCTACGGCTACACCCGGTGGTACCGCTTCTAGCTCCGAGGGAGACCATGCGGCACATCAAGATCTGCGGATACGATGTGCCTGCCAAGACAAGGATCTTTGTAAATGTTTGGGCAATTGGCAGGGACCCTGCAAGCTGGAGTAACTCCGAGGAATTTGACCCAGATAGATTTGAGGGGAATGGTGTCGACTTCAATGGGGCACATTTTGAGCTTCTGCCGTTCGGCGCCGGACGTAGGATGTGCCCTGGAGTGGCCATGGGGGTGGCGATAGTAGAGTTCGCGCTGGCCAACCTGCTCTACTGCTTTGAGTGGGAGCTCCCAGATGGTACGACGGCGGAGGATGTGAGCATGGAAGAGGCAGGAGGGCTCACCATCAACAAGAAGTTCCCCCTCGTGCTTGTGCCGACCAAGTACAAGTGGCAGAGATCATGAGTCATGACCAGCTTATATTACCAAGACCGCTTATGGATCCATGACCAAGTACAAGTAATATCTAAATAAGTCCGATCATTTATGAGATATATATGATGTTGGATCTCCAAAAGGATGTGGTAATCTATTGCAGCAACCAtctaaaaacaaaacaaaaatgtatAGCCTGCTACTTTACTtgtatatatttatatacttTTTCACATCTGAATATGTTGTATCCAAGCCCTCATTTGAAACTGTAGTTCACCATAGTTTTCAGAGCAGTTTGATTCATGACAATCGTACACATACTATCATAATATGCAAtttttatatttaaaataaataatttttagAGCTATTATCGATCAAAAATAAAAGTGtatgacttaggacaaacaTAGACATAGCTATAAACATAGCTATGCTCTTACATGGATGGAGCATACCAAAATACCACGCAAACTGCCAAACAAGGTTTGACTTAGAAGGGAGTAGTTGATGAGCTCTACTAGCTAATTTTCTTTTTGCGAATCGCACACTACACGCAGATGCTCACATACACATACATATACTCAtccctacgaacacacgcacgcaatcctacccctatgagcaccttTGAAAGACTGAGCTGGCAAATCTtcaagattgacgaagtcatcaCTGATACCTCCCTATCGACGGGTCGGCGTCAGTTGCCATCTGCTGGAGCTTGCTACATCATTTTGACAATACAGCGTGTAATCTCAGGTAAGGCCGAGTCGCGGGCGCAGGTGCTGCTCGAGCATGACGGTCTTTTTCTGTTTCTTATATGTGTACAGAAAACATCAAGGATATGGACCCACCTGTCCGTGTGGTAAATAATAATTAAGCCCCACATGTCAACAAGATTAAATTGGACCAAACCAAAAAAAAGTGGGCAGAAGCAATCCTCACTTTATAGATTGGTAAGATATATATAGTGAGAGTATACTCCGTGGCCGGCCATAGAATAGTTTATTCTATAGCTACGCTATCTAACCAACCACCCATCACAACTGCTATACAGCAAATCGATTATGGTACGA encodes the following:
- the LOC101769877 gene encoding 4-hydroxyphenylacetaldehyde oxime monooxygenase, whose product is MPLPVLECMPQQWKLQLPAIFFTFLLPLLALALATRSFFSTKGRRLHLPPGPLRLPILGNLHQIMSALPHRSLRELARRHGPVMQLRLGTVPTVVVSSAEAAREVLKTHDAACCNRPDTPGARRLSYGYKDVAFTPYSDCWREMRKLIVVELLNARRVQATWPAREAEVDKLIGRLTSGGRRPVYLEDHIFTLMDGIVGTVALGSIYGSEQFAHKKHFHDLFDEAMAVKSSFSAEDYFPNVFGRLVDHLTGLVSRREKVFWELDAFFDKIISMHLHPSRSTPDNGPSFIDVLIGLTKEHEGTFSWFTGDHIKGMLSDTFIGGVDTNSVTVVWAMAELIRNPEVLKKAQDEIRGAVGNKKRVEPDDLPKLKYLKMVVKETLRLHPVVPLLAPRETMRHIKICGYDVPAKTRIFVNVWAIGRDPASWSNSEEFDPDRFEGNGVDFNGAHFELLPFGAGRRMCPGVAMGVAIVEFALANLLYCFEWELPDGTTAEDVSMEEAGGLTINKKFPLVLVPTKYKWQRS